The Dasypus novemcinctus isolate mDasNov1 chromosome 11, mDasNov1.1.hap2, whole genome shotgun sequence DNA window ttgatgaacacattttggagcattgtcactgagtgtggattatagtttacattgtagtttacactctctactGCACAAAGTTGTAAGTTATGCACAAGTTTGTAATTTTGCAAGATATGTAATAATGACCTGTATcttcattgcagtgtcattcaggacaattcccaagttccaaaaatgtcccatatcacacctgttttccctctctctgtcctcagcaCCTCCAGGGGCCCCTGCCTGCACaccagtgataaaagttcttccattgcaggAATTAcaaagtctatagcagaatatttAATTGTTTAATTCAATAAGTTTTTTGTAAATTTATAGAGTTGTGTACCACAatccaattttagaacacttaCATCACCTCAAAAAAATCCCTTGTACCCATTACCACTGTTCCCTTTTCCAGTCTATTCCGAAAAGACATTTAGGTGGCTTCCAGTTTTTCCCATTTCAAATAGTGTTCCTGTGAACAGCCTTATACATGTCTCCTGGTACAAAGGCTCAAGAGTTTCCTCAAGGTTATATTCCTGAAGTTATAATTTCTAGTCCATTAGGGTaggtatatgtattagtcagtcaaaggggtgctgatgcaaaataccagaaattgcttgttttttttaaaaagggtatttatttggagtaggagcctacagattccaggccataaagcataagttacttccctcaccaaagtctattttcatgtgttggaacaagatgtctgctgatgtctgcgaggttcaggcttcctgggttcctcccttccagggtcttgcttctttctgggctcaggattcctctcttcctggggctggcttctctttcctctgtgagcttacttcccaggtctccagcttaaggcttcagcatcaaacaccagcatcaaaactccaacatcaaaaaccctcaactgtgtcctttgccatgccttttatctgcgagtccccacccaccaagggactcaatgccctaatcataacttaatcacacccaggtacagactagattacaaacataatctaatatctatttttggaattcataaccataccaaactgctacagtatagTTTCAGTTTTACTAGATAaagccaaattgttttccaaagtggttgtaccaatttacagTCTCATGAGTGTATAAGTCGTTGAATATTCTTGGCTATACTTCAGATTGTTCTCTATGGAGTTGTGGGGAGGTTGGCATAGATCCTGCTTGGCTCTGTCAGAGAGAAATAAaaccaagacttttttttttttttaagaaagagacATTCAATTTAGCAGACTTGAGGGGTCCTTTGTTTTAAGAGCTTTCCTTTGGCCATTAACCCAGCACCTCAGATTTGTGGCAAGGCCAGCTTTTTATTGCTCCTTCATCTGCTTTACACCTTGAGAAGCATTAGAGCCAAGTGGCTAAGCCCATGGATTCCgcagtcagactgcctgggttcagtTTGTAGCTTTGCTACTTACTAGTTAtataactttgggcaagttattctCTGTGCCTTGATTCCTTCATATATAGAAATGATGATAATACTTTTGGCACAGGATTATTAATCATTATTAAGCATATGTAAATTTTTAGAACAGTCCTGGCATTTAATTAAgattttcccttccattttcctCTCAAAGACACATGTGTTGAGGAACCCTCAGCTTTGAAGCCTGGCCACATCCGGCCAGCAGTGGGCCTTCGTTTTGAGGTGGGCCCTGGAGCAGCTGTGCACTCTCCCCTGGCCATACAGAATGGCTTTCTGCACTTCTTGCTTCGTGACTGTGACCTAGAGCTCCTCACGTCAGTGCTCAACGGCCTGGGGCCCTTCTTGACGGATGAGGAGATCCCGGTGATAGTCCCCATGCAGATTGAGCTCTTGAACTCCAGAATCACCCTAAAGGTGAGGAACCTTTGTTTTTCCCTCGGACTTCAGTGGGGAAGGAATTCTAACAGTGGCAGCTGCTAACCTCTTCCGTTGTCACTAAAGCATGGTGAGGATCAAGTAAGGCAAAGCACATGCAGCATTCTTGGGCTTACAGTACTATGTAAATGCGGGCCGCTGTCTAAAGCCCTGGGTTCAAGTGGGGAGGCCTGGTCTCTAGCCCGAGCCCTGCCTTTGGCTTGCAGCATGACCACTTGCAAACCATTAggctctctcagcctcagtttcacTGGCTCTAGAATAGGAGAGACTCAGTTCTGCTGGTCATACTTTGGGAGACTATACGGAGAAATAGATTATGACCTAAGAGTGTGTCAAGTGGAACAGTAATGGGATGGCTTGTGTTATCTGAATTTCCCTGAGTGGGCTGGGGGCATCAGGCGGTGTCCTTCTCTTCCTGCAGGATGACATCCCTCCCATCTATCCACCGCCCCCTGGTCCTGTCCCCATCACTCTGGCCATGGAGCACATTGTTCTGACGCGGAGAGATGATGGTGTTTTCCACATTGGTGGTGAGTCTGTCTTGTCAGTCTTGGCTTCCCTGCCTCTTCTCTCCTGTGAGAGAATAGGGGACCACTTGGAACTGTCTAGGTGATAGCTGTAGTTTGAGACTTAgaacttttgctttttttcccccagctgcTGCTGAGGACAGACCACCAACAGAAGCACCTAAAAGTGAGAAGAGGCAGCCCCTCCGAGAACAGATGTATCTGGTGCCCACAGTGGAGGCTTTTGGACAACAAGTGAGGACCTAACTGAACCATGCGTTTCCCAGAAACCCCCTACGGGCTGTAATTGTGGAAGTAGTGAAACCCAAGGAAAACCCTGAGGGCTGCCAACAGCTTCTAGAAGTGCTAAGTAGGGGCTGCAGGTCAGAAGAGAAGTGGTTGCTGATCACTTATCCCATCTTTTCCCTGTAAATGATGAGCTCCGAGAGGGGACAGGCTCTTAGAAAAGATCTAGTTGGGCTTTCATGGTTATTGACCTAACTTGAGGATTTTTCTGCTTGAATTCTTCCTCCCTGATCCCCTTACTGGCTTATGTTGCAAGGTGGTGTTACCACATTCTCTTTATTAACTGTGAACTCCTCCTTATTCCCTCAGGTGAAACAACTGCCTGTCTTACAAAAGGAACTTACAGAAACCAAACAAGCATTGGCTAATGCCAACCAGGATAAAGAAAAACTTCTTCAGGAGATTAGAAAATATAACCCCTTCTTTGAGCTCTGACAGTAGCACCTCAGCTGTCTGTGCCAAGGAGAGAGGCGATCACCAGCATTAGCACCACCTAGGACAGAAGGCGCCGTCCAGTGTCAGCCGGCTAAGTCTGCCTGAGGACACCAGGGAGACTGGGAGTGCTGAGCTCACTCTTTGGGGGGTATACTTCCTATTAGCTGTTCTGTAAGTTGGATGGAGGGCAGGCAAAGTATGACCGCTTCCCAGGAAATTGAGGGCAGCTTTGTGTGTAGTTCAAGCATCACTCCTTGCCTATATCAAGCCTTTTGGTCCTCTGCACACTAGGTGGAATCTTCTGGGCACTGTAGGGCCATTTCACTTTTTGGTTTCATGGCACAGACATTTGCTTCCTCCACAACCTGTGTGAACAATGGAAAGTACCGACCTCAGTCACCCACAGAACCACCAAAGATATGTCCCAGAGCTTCCTGTAGCGGATCGGAACAGGCCGTGGCCTGAGCTTTGGCCATAGTAATGGAACAGAATAGGAAATAGCCCAGCACAGCAGGGAGccagaagaggcagagaagtaGGCAACCTGGACCCTGTCTTTTTGGAAAGGGAATCAAGTTCATATAATCTGGGCTGATAATGCTGTCAGATGTTTTCACAGTTAAGCTTCCTTTCTGTTGTACGTTCGTCATTGTGATGCTGTGGTAGAAAGTAAACAGGAGAGAACAGTAGTATGATCTTTCCCCGATTTATTTGACATTTAAATCAAGAAAAACGATTCACTCAGCGCTAGATTGAAGTGCACACATGTCATGGTAGGGATCTGTGGGGTGCTTGATTCCACAAGCCCTCTTCTGCCCAGAGCCTGGCCTCTCCTTCACAGCTGCATCTCAGACATGAGTCCCTCTCCCCCTGGGTGCGTCTGCTTTCCCAGCACTGTGACTTTCTACCAGTGCTCTTCTCGGCACTTGAacttattttaaactttattataaACATCTCAACCTGTTGCCTCTCACCCCCTTACTgtggtttcaaaaaaaaaaaaaatcatgcacttTTGActtaagtaaaaacaaaacacaaaaaataaccCTTTACCCTGGCTAGGTTTTGCTTTCTGTCCTATAAAATAGCATTTTTTCTACATAATTCTTCCCTAACCATCTACCTCCACCCACAGTGTCTGTGATGCACTTCAAGCCATGTGGATTAGACAGAAGTTCATTGCACACTCGCCTTGACTTGGCAGTGTCGTCCCATAGTGTTTTAGTGGGTTCAAACATGGGAAATCATGCTTGACTTGTATATCCTGGTTTTGTTCAGACTGTAAAGAGCTTTTGTCAAGGTTCTTCACTAAGGCAGTTTTTAAAACACCCATTACTATGGGATTGTGTGACTATTTTGTCATGTTTAGGAAACAATTTAGTGACTTAGAAATAAAGAAACATCTTTCTGGAAGAGAATGCTAATGGGAAGATTCCTAAAGCTTAATACTTGGTTCAAACgtatttaagatttttaaaaatgacctgAAAGTCACTACTTCCAGGCAGTGGGAGGTCAAACAAttagagatttaaaaaacaaaacaaaaactaccgGATGATTGTAAGCATGGCTGGGAAACtaagaaaagtaatagatgggGTTCGGCATAGGAAGTATAAGGTAAGGTATTTATGGAAGAATCGTCAACTGATAAAGACAGTAAGCTCTGTTAGAACCCAGGAAAGGAACTTGTGCATTACTGAAGAGGGAAAAGGGGATCAATGTGCCGTGGTGGCCAAGAGCCCAGCGGCCTTCCAGGCATCATTATGAAGGGTGCTTGGGAGACAGCACAGAAAACGCCACCTCATACAAAACCATGGTTATGTCTTCATCAAAAtatctctgcttttctagcaatcTTATTTATGAACCATATAGTGAAAAGGGGGAAAGGTCCAGAGAGGAGCAAGAATTGTTAGGGGCAGAAATATTTCCACATGAAGACACATCTTTAAAATGTGGACTACATTCTGGGAAGATAAAAGCTGAGGTTGAGTGTTTGGTCAAATATCCAGTCAAGAGCAAGGACATGTTCTGAAATACTAACTCTAGGGCTTTATCTCCTAATAGCCTTATTTAAAAGAAAGCACTTCTCTTAGTGAATCAGAGACTTGTGGAGTTCGTCATCCAAGTGGCACTGGTGGAAACTATACATGGGTGCAGAAGGTTTAAGAGGACTCTGTACAAGGCCTTCCAAAGAGCATTATAGGAAACTTAGGTGTATTTGGTGATACACAACTGAGAGGGTAACTGTCCTTCCACaacccctccttccctcctcagtGCTTCTTTCAAAGGCTGACTACTGAACTGAATGGACCACTGGTCCTTTCAAGTATGGCATTTGTAATGTGGGGTGGGATGTGGTGGGGAGATCCTATAACCTGAAAATAGGATAACCTCAGGCTCACCTGAATTGGTTTAAAGTCTCATTGATTCTatttccttcccctcttccttgCCCACCATATCCCTCCATGCAAAGAAAATGTCCAATAGGCATTGCTTGATGTTCCTAAAACTTAGGTTTGGTGGGAGGCAGTAGAAACAAACGCAGTGTGCACTAAGGATAACCCTTAACAGCCGGAGCTCAGTTTCATTTCTGGACTCTGGAGGAGTGGGTATCTCTTGTTTACGTGACAGTTGGAGTCCTAAACCTTTTTACTTCCCTTATGGAGCAGCTCTGGCGATAGTGTCTTGAAATCCTCCCCCAGGAAATGGCCTATGGGATTTTGGTAAAAATCATCTTGTATACCTTCACACTCCGGTTCATTGAGGGAAGACTTTTTCATAATGAAAAACTGTAAACTGGTTGGTAGTCCTCAGGGTAAGTGTAAAGGAAAATAATGGGAGGGAAAAATAGTGTTAGCTCCTTTGGAATGCTTATCGTTTCTGCCTCAGAGCCACAAGTCTCTGtgaacaaaaaataacaataccTCAAGAAAATATCCGGAGTGACAGCACTACTATCCCTCAAAGACTGCTGCATGCTACCATTTCAGCCGTGACACATTTACAACTACGTATTATCTGTGATTGTCCAGATTTCCTGTTTACATGGATATACCAGTGATATACTTCAGCGCGTATGAACTAGAATTTAAATTCTCTTTAGCCAGATCGCAGGGATGATTACCAATCTAAGTTCTGTTTTCAATGCACTGGAATAATAGTTTCTGTGACTTAAGACAAAAGGAATAAATTCAAGTGatggctgctctttttttttttttactgtatatAGTCTGACCCTCATTTCACCATGAGTCTCAACTTTTATGCCCCCTTTTTCATGGTCCTGTAAGTAagttatgtgtatgtgtgtatggaaTATACAAGGGGGAGGTACTACTTTCCTGTAACCAATAACATAAATGCTTCCATTTAACTCATTGATAGTAGTTTCCTCTCAGGCTAATTCTGGGTTGTAGTGGAAAGAAGTACTGCCATAGTGACATGGGAACTTTCCATTCCAGATCTTTAcactaaagtttttttttttttccttcatgtattTACTACATGCCTCAACTTCTAAAATATTATAGTAAAATCACAAAACTATGGAAACAACTGAATTTTGTTGTATAAGCTAGTAGGATATTTGGTTATTGGAGAATTTAAAAGTTGTGTTGTTGCCTTGATTTACCATTGTCACAGTGTTTCAGAGAGAATATGGTGTGACTGCATTATCCTTTGAGGCTCTGGGACCTTCGCCTTGTTGCTTCCCCTACCTTTGCTGAAGTGGGAATATTCCCATTTACCTCTTCCAGCATGCACAGGGGAGCTAACGTGGAGAACCTCTACAACAGTGAGGCTTTTGGCCAGATTTAGGATGTGATATTCCTCTCATGTTTTTTGTAGTTTCAACCTGATTCAATTCTTCTACCTATAATAGGTATAGTTCCTACAGTTTAAAAAATTCCTGTTAGAACTGAGAGAATATATTTTATGTTGGTTTATTAGTTTTTGATCAAGAAGTAGCCTGAGTCTTAAAGCATTTCTCTGTGGAATGATCCACTGAAGTGTCTTCACCATTGGCTAAATGTATATGGAAAGCCATGAGTTTTGGTATATAAGATACTAAAGTGAGATCAGCCCACTTTCATGAGTCCAAGCTATTTCTTCCATTCTGGGTGTTAAAGAGAACTGGAATCTTTCCTAAAACAAGCTCAGTAAAACTTCAAAAGAGAAAAGCTTCAAAGCCCTTCTCCATATGACACTGAATGATAGAGAGGAAAGACTTGCTGGGGATTGCCAATTGTGTACAGTAGccttattactgctaatcactgTCAATAACAGATCAGTGTACTAGAGGAAAACAATGAGAATGTATCTGATGAACTGGAATCCTGGTCAGTATTGGGAAATTTTAATGTTGCCATATCTAATCAAACCAGGAGTATACTGGTTCTGTGAACCAcctgaaaaaaagtaaattaaacttATTAAACAATATTGTCTGTGGTATATCTGTTTAGTGGAATCTGAAATATATGTGCTTTTACATTGTTTTAAATTGTGCTTTAAGTGCTCTTTTATGAGATAAAGTTTTAATGGTTCTAAGAGAAAATGGGAAGGGCGTAAAGTTGGACAGAAAAGCCAAACTCAGTTTTACTCTGCCAACAAAAAATGAACTCCTTTCCATTCCAACCAGATGGACAGAAAACAAGTATGCACATGGCAATTGGAAAATAGTTTAATGATCACTCACCAAAATCCACAGGAGAATCATAAATGTTTACAAGGACAAACTGTTCCACTACTGCTACCATCACTCTGCCCTTTATGGTAGAGTATCAATGCTAAGTCAAAAGTTTCTGGTCATTTAATCTACTtaaaaccagacataaaagacaaACTAAGTCATAGCAACTTCTGGCTTCAATGTGAAACCATCAAAGCGCTCTTTGAAAACAGCTCCCTGTCCAGAGGATGCTCAAGGCCCAGGCACTTTCTTCTTCCAGCTAGCCAAAAAACAGCTAAATGTCTCACTGTGCCCTAAGAGGCCCCAATATTTAGTCAAGGCAAGTATGAAACAGGCGGCATACCTTCCTCTAAGTGTGAAGAATGTCAGAGTTTGGAAGAAGACATTAAAACCCTTAAGTCCTTGGTGGACTGAGATACTAAAGCACCAGTGCAGAAAGTCTCACGAGAGAGGACAGCTGAACCAGTACTTCTTCCTTCAGTAAGTCTTTTCTAGTCTTTGGCCTAGAAGAAGATGATTTTTTTGTGCTTTGAGTTGGGGATCTGCCCCTTGGACTTTACCCTGCGAACGGCCTCCCTCATGTGCTTGGGTTGTAGTGGAGGCACGTCTCCCCACTTCTCACACACGTCCAGTGCTGaggaaaggacagagagaaagtctCGTTACCACACAAGAGCTGACTGATCCCATTCTCCCTTGGAGGCCTGTGGTTCTTACTAGCCCTTCTTATGCTTGCTAAAGATAGAAGGCATATTTTTCCCTTCTTAGGAGGATGCTAAAAAACTTAATATGTTTGCTTTACCATAATATCCCATGACAGCCTTTATCAAAGGCAACAGTTTAAAACACACTTCATGTTTAACAACAacagaatggaagaaaggaaggcaggaagggagaggaggggaggggagagaggaaggagggaaggaaagaaagacgATTTCACTGGTCAGAGATCTGCAACGGGCAGGAGCCAGGCTTTTTACTTGGCAGGAGATGATACCCAGGGGTCGCAACACCAGGAACCACTCCTCCCCATATGCCAGTAAGCCCCAGGGATTGTTTTTCCTGTATCTTTGCTCAACTTTTGGCAGAGGAATGAGCAAGGTCCACTGGAGGAAAATACAAATGCTGCTTCTGTCACTCTGGGCTGAGGACAGGGTTCAGGGAGGGGTGGTTCCTAGATGCTTCCTTGCCCCTCAGTATCAAAACTTTCAAGGAATAATGGTCATGCTCTCCTGAATACAACCCTTCCCACTTGGTCAACTTCTAGTGCAAATGGAGGCTTCCACAGGAGCTTTAACGAGTCTCTTAATGTAAATATTCTTGAAAAAACACCACAGGTTCAATCCGGTATTTTCTACCAACAACACTCACCTTCTTCTACCACCTCCCCGACGAAGACCTTGGAAATACCAGACATAGCAATAACAACATTCTGAGACACAGAGGTGCCGGTGATGGACTGGATCAACTTGAAAGGAAGCAAAGACACTGTGGTTAAGACAGTCAAGGGTTGGCTTTGGCACATATTACCCATACAAAAGCTTTGCACCAAGTGTTTACTAAAGGGTGGAGGCTGAAATTGAGACTTCAAACAAGGGTTCAGGTATATAATGACCTCTAGGTTGAAACCCTATTCCTGGAATATAAGACTATTATTGATCGGATAACTCAGGGACAGGCTCTTTTCATTTCCCCACATAAATGATCACAACTTGCCTTGCACCTCACTTCAGAATGCCAATGGACATAGCTCTTGAAGCTAGTTCCTTCTGAGACAGGATGGAAATGAAGCGTGGTAGTCCATTCTTACCCTTTTAATGGCTGCCTTAGGGAAAGCTGACCGACGGTACATTTCATAACGGTTCAGCTGCTcctcagaaaaagaagaaaccagGATTCTAAAGAAAATTCAGGTAATGAGGTTagcttatgagaatgaatgtTTAAGATATATTGTTATGTGAATAAAAGCAAGTcttagacaattaaaaaaaaagaataggggagcagatgcagctcaagtggttgagcgctgctttccatgtatgaggtcctgggttcaatccccagtacctcctaaaaacaaaacaaacaaatgaaaaatccaactctcactgggagtggatgtaactcagtggttgagtgcctgcttcccatgtacaaggttctaggTTCTATCCCCTGTACttcctagggaaaaaaaagaacaaataataatGTTGGGTCACTGTATAATACTATACAGCCTATGTTTTCAGTATTAGACTCTCCATAATTCTACCATACTGCATTTCAGATTTTATACCATTTGAtggtaaaatttaatatatagATTTATATTCAAACCAGTAGTTTTCAAGATAAACAGTTTTAGGGGAAAGATATTTCCATAACATGGAAAAAGGGTTActactcttaatttttaaaaaaatgagcaaagggcatgataaggaaatttttaaaaataccagtgACCAATAAATATAGAGGGAAAAATATGGACTTTCACTATTaagcaaagaaattaaaattataacttgcaagaaaacatttttaagaatcAGATAGACAACTATTAAAAAAGaatggtgggaagcggacttggcccaatggatagggcttctgcctaccacatgggaggtccgcagttcaaaccccagtttgacccgtgtggagctggcccatgcgcagtgctgatgcgcgcaaggagtgtgccctgtaaggagagccgcccagcatgaaagaaagtgcagcctgcccaggaatggcaccgcacacacggagagctgacacagcaagatgacgcaacagaaagaaacacagattcccgagccgctgacaacaacagaagcggacaaagaacatgcagcaaatagacacagagaatagacaactgggacgggggaaggggggaaggggagataggtaggtaggtaggtaggtaggtaggtaggtagatagatagatagatagatagatagatagattagatagattgatagatagatagatagatagatagatagatagatagatagatagatagatagatagatagatagatagataaaaagaaaatgttcatactGTTTGAACTAGCAATTGCACTCCTAGGATTTTATCTTAGGAAATGAATGGACAAGTATGCAAGGATTTGCCCAAAGATactcagcataatattttcaagagaaaaaaacaaacaggacaGCAACAGCCATTGGTTAAATGACGGttcatccacacaatggaataaaatggaGTCATTAAAAATGATGATTTATGGGCATATTTATTGACAAAGTATTTTTATCTGTACCTACAaatcaaacacacacaaacaaatctgaaaaggaaaatacccaattattatacataaatatatacatttccaGGGTAAACTCTGGGTAGTGTGATTATGggtaattattttttccttattctctGAATTACTTCCAATGAGCCCATACTATTTTTACAATCAGAAAACTTAATAAAACTATTTCCATTTTGAAGAAAATTATGACCTAGATGCATAATTACTGGCATGGAAAACTTTTACCATATTTAATGTGGATAAAAAGAAGAGGTTATAAAacacttttgaaaaaaattatatatgtgtatataaaatatCTTGGAGAATATAtatcaaaatgttaatagtgtTTATCTCTTGGTGGTAAGGggatattttttctatttacttaTATTTCTCTATATTGTAATACAATGTATTAattgctttattttcctttaagtttaaaaagaaaaaataaagactaagaaaaatttattaattttatgtggTAAAGTTGGAGTCTTGAAAGGGAGAAAGATCAGAAAGTGACTTACTGCATCTTCTGAATCTCATCTTCATCAACTTTctgcttcttctctttcttttctttggtatcaattttcagttttttggctGCAGGAGTAAGTAATGATGAGTCTTCCCTTTCAACTGGTGTTAAGTCTGAGGTATCCTGACTATTGAGCTGAGAAGATGAAAGAATCCCTATTAGATATTTGGCCTGCTTCCCAGGCTTGGGCAAGGTAAGAAGACATTGTCCTCATGACAACAACACAATGAATCCACTTTTTGAGTAGTTTTTTGGTTCCAGGCATTGGCTGTGCCAACAACTGTTAGGTACAGGATCATTTCTAAAGGAAGTTTATACctattacaaaaagaaaacaagcaaaataatcTAGTTTTCCAGTTTAGCTATGATCATAGCTCCAGTATCTGTTTACGAGGGTAATGAAACACCAAGGATCAAAAAACCCACTCTCCTCCAGAATCCATTCTCCCCCTGGGCTCACTCTTCTAGACCCACTCTCTTGGCCTCATTCTATAGAAAGGTCAGCAAGGTCCTCTTCATCAGCCTGCTCTTCTGCCTCTAGATTGATAAATCTCTTTACTGATGATGACTCCACGTGGAAAGAGTATTAAAAAGGAGGACCCCTTCTCATTAAAGCAACTGTTTCTTGCCATTTGGAACATTTAAGTGAACTGCTCCCACATGTAGCCCCCTTTCTTCCTACTTATCAGTTCTGCTCTATCATGCAAATATTTATCCCCTTTACTaaactgaaaacttttttttaaggaggtacggagattgaacccaggcccttgtacatgggaagcaggcgctcaaccacttgagctacatctgctcccctagactGTAAACTTTTTGAAGATACTTTCGTCTCATTATTTACATCCCTCTCCCCTAAGCATTTAACACACTATTACTCATACTAGATGTTCCGTAAATGTCTGTTTAgctaaaaaagaatcaaaatcaaaatgttaCCGTCTACTTTTGTCCTATATTCTTCTggattatttttttctggtttcttaaaTTGGGTGCTTATTTTCAGTATCTCTTGTTtgtcaataaaaataattaaggctatggttttttccccctaaataaGCTTAATCCATTGGATTTGATATACATTGTtctctttattaatttatttaatctaataGCTATTTAGAAAACAGTTTAAAAGGTCCAAGTGGTTTTTTCATTTGGGGAGTTGGGCATAGGAAACGGGAAGCTTTTGTTTAACTCAGATTTATTGCATTGTACTAACAAAACGTGGTCTgtcatgctttcttattttaaaaatttatactttGTCTTCATTGTTTGGTAccttgatcatttttaaaaagtgtttcagAAGCATCAAAAAAAGAACTTGTTTCCTCTGTTGGGAACAAAGTTTTATATAATGTACTTTCTATTGGACCAAGCTAATTATTCAAATCTTGTTTTAAAGGCTTCTTCTCAAATTACTTTTGTcacatttttctttatatctaaaagttattattttatatgttttgatgCAACTTTGTCTTCTGTTTTCATGTAATCTCATGTGGACTCCATGATCTAAGTTTCTTCCAGCT harbors:
- the TAF11 gene encoding transcription initiation factor TFIID subunit 11, with protein sequence MENARESPTHKSEETGESDETPAVPLSSGSTETEVIREETDGNGDGDLKEVGTEDSELNSQDTSDLTPVEREDSSLLTPAAKKLKIDTKEKKEKKQKVDEDEIQKMQILVSSFSEEQLNRYEMYRRSAFPKAAIKRLIQSITGTSVSQNVVIAMSGISKVFVGEVVEEALDVCEKWGDVPPLQPKHMREAVRRVKSKGQIPNSKHKKIIFF